In Pieris rapae chromosome 24, ilPieRapa1.1, whole genome shotgun sequence, a single window of DNA contains:
- the LOC110993696 gene encoding uncharacterized protein LOC110993696 → MSEYAKLKKLDEESLQKLKEGSGPADECLCSIFSPGIEKKSFTKSVKRALGLSGRKKEVFTGNRSVDIPLTFSRDGKGVYTTKEVVKRKSPCGKCGCDNENIVLKHSYANIRITTPDISTFCPCPTTDCLPDKERLQNNIKVIVERAGVSTQSMQDIKNNGEDITKTI, encoded by the exons ATGTCTGAATAtgcaaaactaaaaaaattggaTGAAGAGTCGCTCCAGAAACTAAAAGAGGGATCGGGGCCCGCCGATGAGTGTCTATGCTCCATTTTCAGTCCTGGCATAgagaaaaaaagtttcactaaGTCTGTGAAAAGAGCTCTAGGTCTCTCTGGCCGGAAGAAGGAAGTTTTCACGGGAAACCGGAGTGTTGACATACCATTAACGTTTAGCAGAGATGGAAAAG gcGTCTACACCACAAAGGAGGTCGTCAAGCGGAAATCTCCTTGCGGAAAATGCGGCTGCGACAACGAGAACATTGTACTGAAGCATTCGTACGCAAATATAAGGATAACCACGCCTGATATATCGACTTTCTGCCCGTGTCCCACGACTGACTGTTTACCAG ATAAAGAGAGACTTCAAAACAACATTAAGGTAATCGTTGAGAGAGCTGGTGTTTCCACTCAGAGTATGCAAGATATAAAGAATAATGGAGAAgacataacaaaaacaatttga